One part of the Vibrio ponticus genome encodes these proteins:
- the ctaD gene encoding cytochrome c oxidase subunit I — MKPSTTQNEKSSPVADAELSRANSTIAIDHDEHEHHAPKGLARWIYSTNHKDIGTLYLWFSFIMFLTGGAMAMIIRAELFQPGLQLVDPQFFNQMTTVHGLIMVFGAVMPAFTGLANWMIPMMIGAPDMALPRMNNLSFWILPFAFAILLASLFTEGGGPDFGWTFYAPLSTTYGPDSTALFVFSVHIMGISSIMGAINVIVTIVNMRAPGMTWFKMPLFVWTWLITAFLLIAVMPVLAGAVTMVLTDKYFGTSFFDAAGGGDPVMFQHIFWFFGHPEVYIMILPSFGIISAIIPAFSGKKLFGYHSMVYATCSIALLSFLVWAHHMFTTGMPVFAELFFMYCTMLIAVPTGVKVFNWVATMWRGAMTFETPMLFAIAFIVLFTIGGFSGLMLAIVPADFQYHDTYFVVAHFHYVLVSGAVFSIMAAAYYWLPKWTGHMYDHKLSLWHFWCSIISVNVLFFPMHFLGLAGMPRRIPDYAIQFADINQIVSIGGFAFGLSQLIFLWLVIKCIKGGEKAQAKPWDRAEGLEWTVPSPAPHHTFSTPPKVD; from the coding sequence ATGAAACCATCGACTACTCAAAACGAAAAGTCATCACCGGTTGCTGATGCAGAGTTAAGCCGCGCCAATTCAACCATTGCGATTGATCATGACGAACACGAGCATCATGCCCCCAAAGGTTTAGCGCGTTGGATCTATTCGACTAACCATAAAGACATCGGGACGCTTTATTTATGGTTTAGTTTCATCATGTTCTTAACTGGCGGCGCAATGGCGATGATTATTCGCGCCGAGCTGTTCCAGCCAGGTTTGCAATTGGTTGACCCTCAATTTTTCAATCAGATGACAACGGTACATGGTTTGATCATGGTGTTTGGTGCAGTTATGCCTGCCTTTACCGGGCTAGCAAACTGGATGATCCCGATGATGATTGGCGCGCCAGATATGGCATTGCCACGGATGAATAACCTAAGTTTCTGGATTCTTCCTTTTGCCTTCGCCATTTTGCTTGCCTCACTCTTTACCGAAGGTGGTGGTCCTGATTTTGGTTGGACTTTCTACGCACCATTATCGACAACCTATGGTCCTGACAGTACTGCCCTGTTTGTCTTCTCAGTACATATCATGGGGATCAGTTCAATTATGGGCGCGATCAACGTTATCGTGACGATCGTGAATATGCGTGCGCCAGGTATGACATGGTTCAAAATGCCATTGTTTGTTTGGACTTGGTTAATCACGGCATTTCTACTTATCGCGGTGATGCCAGTGCTTGCTGGAGCGGTGACCATGGTCTTAACTGATAAGTACTTTGGCACTTCGTTCTTTGATGCCGCAGGGGGCGGCGATCCAGTGATGTTCCAGCATATATTCTGGTTCTTTGGTCACCCTGAAGTTTACATTATGATTTTGCCTTCTTTCGGCATTATATCGGCGATTATTCCAGCATTTAGCGGCAAGAAACTCTTTGGTTACCATTCGATGGTCTACGCGACCTGTAGTATTGCGCTGTTGTCGTTCCTGGTATGGGCGCACCATATGTTTACCACCGGTATGCCAGTGTTCGCTGAACTCTTTTTTATGTATTGCACCATGCTGATCGCCGTACCGACCGGGGTGAAGGTGTTTAACTGGGTTGCGACCATGTGGCGAGGGGCGATGACATTTGAAACGCCGATGCTGTTCGCGATCGCCTTTATCGTGTTATTCACTATTGGCGGTTTCTCTGGGCTTATGCTCGCGATTGTACCAGCAGATTTCCAATATCATGACACCTACTTCGTAGTGGCTCATTTCCATTATGTGTTGGTATCGGGTGCGGTTTTCTCGATTATGGCTGCTGCCTACTATTGGCTACCGAAGTGGACTGGTCATATGTATGACCATAAGCTGAGTCTGTGGCACTTCTGGTGCTCAATTATTTCCGTTAATGTGCTGTTCTTCCCAATGCATTTCCTTGGCTTAGCTGGCATGCCAAGACGAATTCCAGACTACGCAATTCAGTTTGCCGATATTAACCAGATAGTTTCGATTGGCGGTTTTGCCTTTGGTCTGTCTCAATTGATCTTCCTCTGGCTGGTGATTAAGTGCATTAAAGGTGGGGAAAAAGCTCAAGCTAAACCATGGGACCGAGCAGAAGGTCTTGAGTGGACGGTACCAAGCCCTGCGCCGCATCATACGTTTTCAACTCCACCGAAAGTGGATTAA
- a CDS encoding cytochrome c oxidase assembly protein, whose protein sequence is MQDRNPTESNAANRKLTLKLLAATVAMFGFGFALVPLYDIMCDALGINGKTNSQAVEQPTALTPDISRTIKVEFIAHPNPAMKWDFEPQVTSMDVHPGEVIQTAYLAFNRANYTIVGQAVPSVSPGLGASYFNKVECFCFNKQPLEGQTSVEMPLIFYIERDIPESIHTLTLSYTLYDITDTVSEPTTTAQVKPVVSAKQKGVTP, encoded by the coding sequence ATGCAGGATCGAAATCCAACAGAGAGCAATGCAGCTAATCGCAAGTTAACGCTTAAGCTGCTCGCTGCGACGGTCGCTATGTTTGGCTTCGGTTTCGCGTTGGTGCCACTTTACGACATCATGTGTGACGCGCTCGGTATTAATGGTAAGACAAACTCCCAAGCCGTCGAACAGCCGACGGCATTAACACCTGATATCTCGCGCACCATTAAAGTTGAGTTTATTGCTCATCCCAATCCGGCAATGAAATGGGACTTTGAACCTCAAGTCACATCGATGGATGTGCATCCTGGCGAGGTTATTCAAACGGCTTATCTTGCCTTTAACCGGGCAAATTACACCATTGTTGGACAGGCGGTGCCCTCAGTCTCACCAGGTCTAGGGGCGAGTTACTTTAACAAGGTGGAGTGTTTCTGTTTTAACAAACAACCTTTAGAGGGGCAAACTAGCGTTGAAATGCCCTTAATATTCTATATTGAGCGCGATATACCGGAATCGATTCATACATTGACACTCTCTTACACCCTTTACGATATTACCGATACCGTTTCTGAGCCGACCACAACCGCACAGGTGAAGCCTGTGGTATCAGCCAAACAGAAAGGAGTCACACCATGA
- a CDS encoding cytochrome c oxidase subunit 3, with the protein MSSKHQSYYVPAQSSWPIVGAIALFLVALGAGLTVQTMAEGGSASVFSKLVLGLGFLFLLYMLAGWLTNVVSESMSGLYSDQIARSFRQGMSWFIFSEVMFFGAFFGALFYARMISVPWLGGADNNVMTHEVLWPAFEAMWPLTTTPDGTTTTAMSWQGIPLNNTIILLLSSITLHMAHISLEQNKRMALIVWLEVTIVLAGFFLYYQGVEYIHAYQDLDLTLQSGVYGNTFFMLTGFHGLHVLLGSIFLIVLLARIAKDHFTPKDHFAFQAGSWYWHFVDVVWLCLFVFVYVL; encoded by the coding sequence ATGAGTTCTAAGCATCAATCCTACTATGTGCCAGCGCAAAGCAGTTGGCCTATCGTCGGCGCGATCGCTCTGTTTCTTGTTGCGCTTGGCGCGGGGTTAACTGTGCAGACGATGGCGGAAGGGGGGAGTGCAAGTGTGTTCTCTAAACTCGTGTTGGGTTTAGGCTTCTTGTTCTTACTCTACATGTTAGCGGGCTGGTTAACTAACGTGGTGAGCGAGTCGATGAGTGGGCTCTATTCTGATCAAATTGCTCGCTCTTTTCGCCAAGGAATGAGTTGGTTTATTTTTTCTGAGGTGATGTTCTTCGGCGCGTTTTTCGGTGCACTTTTTTACGCCAGAATGATTTCGGTACCTTGGCTGGGCGGCGCGGATAACAATGTGATGACCCATGAGGTGTTGTGGCCCGCATTTGAAGCGATGTGGCCATTAACGACCACGCCAGATGGGACAACGACCACAGCGATGAGCTGGCAGGGCATCCCTTTGAACAACACGATTATTCTTTTGTTGTCTTCAATTACTCTGCATATGGCGCACATTAGCCTTGAACAAAATAAACGCATGGCATTGATCGTTTGGCTTGAGGTCACCATTGTTTTGGCAGGCTTTTTCCTCTATTACCAAGGGGTTGAGTACATTCATGCCTACCAGGATTTAGACTTAACGCTTCAATCGGGCGTGTATGGCAACACCTTCTTTATGCTGACTGGCTTTCATGGATTGCATGTCCTGCTGGGCTCGATTTTCTTGATTGTGTTACTGGCACGTATTGCCAAAGATCACTTTACACCGAAAGACCATTTTGCTTTTCAAGCCGGTAGTTGGTACTGGCATTTTGTCGACGTGGTATGGCTGTGTCTGTTTGTTTTTGTGTATGTACTTTAA
- a CDS encoding DUF2909 domain-containing protein, translating to MVFIFKSVLVLLLLFIIANLAKALIEMVKGPSESEDEQQDQPPMSHYLGKRVILSALAVVLMLVALLSGFIEPNSRPF from the coding sequence ATGGTTTTCATTTTCAAATCAGTGCTGGTTTTACTACTACTCTTTATCATTGCTAACCTCGCCAAGGCGCTGATCGAAATGGTAAAAGGACCCAGTGAATCTGAAGATGAGCAACAAGATCAACCGCCAATGAGTCACTATCTTGGCAAGCGCGTCATCCTTTCAGCACTCGCCGTCGTGTTGATGCTTGTTGCACTACTCAGTGGCTTTATCGAACCTAACTCTCGTCCTTTTTAA
- a CDS encoding SURF1 family protein translates to MKTISSSFVGLSKQPMFWLALILTLVAISILVNLGMWQLERAKQKSEMQKTLQSNQQQAAQSLNGLDIDSSTNVNGVSVTADLAPLANYYLLLDNQTYNGDVGYLALQLMRQSDGQHILLERGFISATLSRSVLPQVEWLTENYQGKGRLYTRSTNPLSDALMAENTTPLRIQNLNIAQLSEYWQLPIEAYVLQPLSSNWPYLQPWRPIPMSADKHTGYAVQWFAMAMALGLLTLIWLWRALKTTTKESL, encoded by the coding sequence ATGAAAACCATATCGTCATCCTTTGTTGGGTTGTCGAAACAGCCGATGTTTTGGCTCGCTCTGATATTAACCTTGGTTGCTATTTCTATATTGGTCAACTTGGGGATGTGGCAACTAGAGCGAGCGAAGCAAAAGAGCGAAATGCAAAAAACGCTGCAAAGCAATCAGCAACAGGCGGCGCAGAGTTTGAACGGCTTAGATATTGATAGTTCTACTAATGTGAATGGCGTATCGGTCACGGCAGATCTTGCACCATTGGCCAATTACTATCTATTACTCGATAACCAAACTTATAACGGTGATGTTGGCTATTTAGCGTTACAGCTGATGCGTCAGAGTGATGGTCAACACATCTTGTTGGAACGAGGTTTTATCTCTGCGACGCTATCAAGAAGTGTGTTACCTCAAGTTGAGTGGTTAACGGAAAATTATCAAGGCAAGGGACGGTTGTATACCCGCAGCACCAATCCTCTCAGCGATGCACTAATGGCAGAGAACACGACACCGCTGCGAATCCAAAACTTAAACATTGCGCAGTTGAGTGAGTACTGGCAATTGCCAATTGAAGCCTATGTCTTGCAGCCTCTGAGTTCTAATTGGCCCTATTTGCAGCCTTGGCGACCGATACCAATGAGCGCTGACAAGCATACAGGATATGCAGTGCAATGGTTTGCTATGGCAATGGCGTTAGGTCTGTTAACGCTTATTTGGTTATGGAGAGCCTTGAAAACTACGACTAAGGAGAGTCTATGA